The Penaeus monodon isolate SGIC_2016 chromosome 8, NSTDA_Pmon_1, whole genome shotgun sequence sequence CCCAACTCTTCTCTTCTGCAAGCTAAACAAGCCTCACTCCTCACCACGTACAGACCATCCTCTCTCCTGTTCACATCTCCCTGGAAATCTAGAACCCTCCTGGCGGCTTCCACACATCGGCAGGATCTTTGAATATTCAAGGATAGTAATTATAAAGGGCATGTCCACTGAGCCGGCCCCTAAAGCAAAATAACAAGAACCCGTTAAACTGTACAAAACTGGCTAAAtgctaaataaaacaaaagcataaaaaataattaccagaccCGAGACTTAAAAGTAAACttaaaagtaaacataaaactatacaataaaacaaaggtaaaaccaaatgtataaaaagtaaaatacaaaacaaaaatcatacaaTCATAAAtgtacaaaggaaaaataaaattatatggaaattaactgaaaaaaaaaaaaatcgttataaagGGGGTTAAAGAGAGATATTTAAAGGTTAAAACATATTAAAAGGTTAATGAAAAAGAAGTTAAAAGCGAGCGAAAAGATTGAAATAAAAGCTCAAgactaaaagataaaaaacgtAAGATTATGCTCAGGGGAAAAGTAAgccaaaagggaggaggaaaataaagctGCTGACAAGTAAAGGAGTTaagtaaaaagatgataaaagtaaaaagacaagTAGGtattaaaacaaagggaaatcataaggtaagagagaaatatatatatacaacaaaatatgtacaagGGAAAGTACCTTGCGTTCATCTGGGGCGCACAGCTGACAACAGTAACACTTCGTCCGGATCTCTTTCAGAGTTCTCATATTGCCGTTCACTATGCAGGCCTTCAGCAGAGGTATTCCCTTCACTGGGCGAATCCACGAACACTAATTCCTCGAAAGGTCTGAAGGGCTTAATCTGATTATCGTGCAGCCTGCGCTCTTTGTATGGCGAATCCACATCTCTGGTGATATATGTCACTGGTCCAGCGCGCTTCAGGATACGAACAGGGCCGTCCCAACGAGATCCAAGAGTCCTCCGAGGTCCAGTTAGTCTTCGGAAGTTCCTGTAGAGAACTAAGGTACCCACATCCATCTCAGGAGCTTTCCTACCCCTCTTATTATATTGTCTTGCCCAGGTTTCTTGAGCACGACGTGACGTCTCAATTGCAACATGACGAGCTTCTCTCAGCGCATCACTAAAGCGTTTTGCAGAATCGGATGCAAAGGTAATCTCATTAGAGAGGCCAACGGGAAAATGACCATGATGAGACATATGCAGATACAAAGGTTGGTCGCCTATGGACCGATGGAATGTGCTATCAGTGCTAATCTAACTTGTGGTACACATTGGTACCAGTCCAGAGGGTTCCATTTGCCTGTGGATGATATGCTGTAGTGAGATCATCTGTTTGTAGAAGGCGTGGGGGAccaaataatgttataaaatcttTAATGTAAGCATCTGCTAACATCTCAGCTTCTTTAGATGGAAGAGGAATCAGCAGAAGATACCTTGAGATATGATCTATTAATACAAGTATATACCTCAACCCACTGCTTTATTGTCCACAGCCAATGAGGTCAGCAGAAACCTTCTCAAATGGTGCAGATACCTGCGGAGCACTAGCTAGTGGCGCCCTATGTGGTGTTCCCTTCCGTCGTTGGCATGTCAAACAAGTTTTCACATCTCGCATCATATTGAGGAAATAGAAAAGATCCTTTAATTTCTGGTACGTCCTGAAAATACCAGGATGGGAGGTAAAGGAACTGTTACGATCAAGCTTAAGTGCAGCTTTACGAAGAAACTTCGGGACTACAAGCAGATGGACTGCATGTGTAGGAAACTGTCGAAGATGGTATCTTGATCCTCATTAGGGCAGTATCTGGCAGCTCAAGGAGCagactaaggataagtccgatatgccccatgaggggagcccgttctgtgtcgactaatgccgactcgctcacatgtgtcagctggtgttgactcggctgaacccaGTCATTACccaccatggtgcccagccacaacagtaacctccaggcgacagttacaacttctcgcgcctgggcagggcgcgaaccgccaacccctcggatgagaggccgacacgttaccactgtactagcccggaggctaggagCAGGCTCAGTGAGTAGCAAGATAAAGTTTCTCTGTGGCTAAACTCAACTGTTTTGTGGCTGCTTGGTTTGACCTTTCTTCTACCCCACTTCTGCAAATATCTtatatactctatttagcccaatCATATTAGACCGATTTTTCGAGATCTCCCCCATagctccttactctgacaacactgtCTTCTTCTTGCAATGTCTCCAAAACCAATCAAGCAAAGTTTCCTTCAGCAGCCGTTCCCATCTCATCATAGTTATATCCGAAACCCAAGCTAAAACATTATCAACCCTGATAGACTTCACTGGCACACCCCTTCCTGCCGAACCGCATCTCACCCTCAGTACTTGTACCGAAACTGTCTCCATCTACCCAACATCTCTTCCTGTCTATGACATAAGTTGGTCAGGTTGTGGAGAAGACTTTCTCACCTTCCTCATAGACTATGCTGTAGCATcagtacaatattatatatgcaccatTCCCCCAGAGGCCATTGTAAGACCCCCACCAACATTGCTAAGGTTaatttccgtagacatgacctccactttaatgtttacattggcagAGAATCTCTCACTGTCTGACCATATCAACTTCATCCCCATCAATGTCAGAATTATTGGTGTCTAGGATATCCTGCTATTCTACAGCCTGATGCCCTCTAAGTGCTCAACCTGGTCAtaatcgatcaaactgctctgcacagtcacgcacataTGACTATTATGGCGGCtcccataatttatttttttaattctgtcccacctacaagtttgagtctgcgGTGGCAGCTCTCAGATTCAGAATTGGCATCACTCTGTGTGGAGCCAGATAGGAAGCACATCAATGAGgtttttctcctacttcctatTCCAATAATTTCGCTCGCTctgcatccccccttccctcccaagtGTTCTTACACTCTTACCCATAATTGCTCCTCCATCTAACATTCCCACTTCTATCCCTAcctcccccagtcaaattctttcgCCATTCTAAATTCAGGCACTCCGATTTTACCGCTGCCCCAACACCTACCAAGTTCaaccccttcttctcctaccacaccTACCTCTGCCTatactcctcagacaccagtctccccttttccccctcataagaaaaccttcgtTCCACAACATTTCCCAACCAGAGTGCAGACACTCTTGAGGACACAGAAACTCACCCAATTTCACAACTCCCACTCTCTCCACACTCAAGGTGACtgtcgatatccatcctcctcctacttatactccctcttctcttcctcctactccctcccagcACATCTCATCCCCCCCAGCTTTCCCGGCATTAACCCACCATCCATCCccactatcccttccactccttcttGGATGCACATGTGAATCCCTTGTCATAACAATGTCCTTCCTGATAATCCTCCTGACACTGtaccacctccccctctcattccttatttcACCCCCTAGCTGCTTCCCCTTCAACTTCTCCAACACAAATTGTTATCACTCGCAGATTACCTTCTTAatagctctcctacattggaatattTGCTGTTTCTGTTCTCACAGTTTccaagaaacttttttttacaattccacCTATACCAATTTCCAATCGCCATTTTATCTCTgtcacattccctttatgtctcgtctatacttatccatcagaaagcATGTTATACCTCCTCTCAAACAACTGTCCCTTGCAGATATTCGCATCTTTCTTCATCACTGGATCACAGTTATATCCGTCTACTTCTCaccatcccaccccattgactttgatatttttgaaactCTAATTTCCCAACCCCAGCCacttttcctcatagttggtgattttaactgccatCAGACTCTTTGGAGTGATTCCACTGTGGCTTCCTCTCTGCAACTGACCTTtatattcttaattcagatcacTCCACACACTTTGACATGTGCACACAATCGTTTTCATGCCTTGACCTCTCTCTGTGTTCCTTGTCTCTTAAACTTCCATTGGTTAGTTCTAGACCACTTTTCCTATAATGACCACTTTCCAGTCCTCCTTCCTTTTACTTCATATGTCCCACTTCCTAATTCCCCACTCTGCTTTGATAGAGCTAACTGGTgtactttcatttcattctttactattcctacccctccatccccttctaccacgtactcactccaagatcatcacaacatgaaactacaattaagtataatgctgtgaccacggtcgctcaaacatgagcctataccgttgaaaaaaaaaaaaaaaaaaaaaaaacaatgtttcacTGTGACAGTACTAAGAGCTGTCTATACAGCCATTCCTAAACCTCAAGACCTTACATCTCCGAGAGTGTTCTACGGAGGAATTCTGAGTGTGGCTCTATATGCCTGCGAGACATGGACCGTGCGCAAACAAGAAGAAAGGATGATTGATGCTTTCGAGATGTGGCTCTGGAGACGTGTGATAAGAGTGAGGTGGACAGAAAGAAGAACCAACGAGTGGGTGACAGAGCAAGTGGGCGTGAGAGAAGAGCAAGGCATGTTGCAAGAGATCAAGAGGAGAAAGATCCGGAACTATGGTCATTGGAAGCGGAGGGGAGAAAGTTTGGTGCTGGTGACCATTGAAGGAGAAACCGAAGGGGTcgggaggagaggtaggaaaaGAATCAAATGGGTGTCGAACATCTTCAACTGACAAGGAGGGCTGAAGCAAGCTCACATGCATGCTCATGAAAGGCCTACAGCCCGATGACGGGCTTTGGTAAGAATCAATCAAAAATCTACCGTAAGCCCCAGCCCTTGGCTCAACaaattttgcagtgttttttCTTCTCCCGCTTTCCTTTTCCTCAATGTAACCTCCGACATCCATTCACCTCTCATGTTTCTCCTacaccccttccaccctttcccaaCACATCCCACACCCTCTGCTCCATCTACACCAAACACcttcgtaccccccccccacatgggATGGGGTCATAGGAgtcagagactgaggcccaatattGGGGATATTCCCTACCTTGGACCGCAGCCCTCGACGCAGGACTGACTTTGggtcagtcctgaacggccttaGGGAGTCATGGTCATAGTATTCCCGTTTAGTTATTTAGCCCGTACtcctcatggggaccctgagtGGTGAACCATTTTTTCCCTACATACTCTAGACTTACCATAGCCTTTAATGAATTTGTACCCTTATTACGAGCATTGAGGCTGTTCCTTCATCAACTAGCCCAATGACTTCAACTTTTCCGGTTCCTGAACCCCTGGCTCTCTTTTGACCATTACCTTCTGTTAGCTCAGTCCATTCTGCTTTATTTtcgacccccttctccctcattactcttcttcatcctccttgtCCTTTATGGAAAGTGGTAGATTTTTCGCAAATGTCCAAACAACGCAGCGGCTGTGTAGCGAATGCAACCTTACAGTAAGCGGCgaagtgaccctgagggagtcaGCTATCGCAATGCTTGTATTTATTAATGAGGCTTTTCGTGTCGGAGCAGGCTGAGCGGTAAGAAATTTCCGAAGGCACGATGGGCCAGGGATAAATATggcaactaaaaaataataataataacaaaataaagaaaaaaaaagtttaggactAAAACATAAAGTGAAAGAACTAAAATAAGATAAACCTGTACCccttaagagaaataaaaattctacacacaacactaaaacacTGAGGGTTTTCAAACACTAGGCTGAcccgttttcctttacagttCCTTAATTTTCTGTGATGCCATGTTATATCTGTGTACTTGCGAGACCTGAGAGCCTGAAATAAAAccaaccatatataaaaaaggagctTGGACACAACTCCTAAAGTAACACAAAAGAActagaacattttaaaacatttactaatacATCGGGTTTCGTTATGTATAATAGTTTTACTTCGTAATATTAATAttcctaacaacaacaaaaaaacaacacttatCTGTACAATAAGTCACACTCCACAGCGAGCCGAATACACAAATTTGCCactataaataattatcaaaaggggtgccttcgtctccctgaTTTATATGCCAGGTCAatgccccgttgcagtcttccgtcctcggatctctggctgagaggagcattgcctgcgcatattaACGGTCTAGAAAGCTAGGGAGATTTCTGGCAAGTGTCCTTCGGTTTTTGTGTGACCCCTGCATATCaggtcaggccagcggaggttggtaaaaaaagaaaaagaaaaagaaaaaaaaactaagcatggtcCGACAGGCTCTTAACAATGCTCGTGTGGTTTGTGGTTTCACCTTGATTGCACaggattaaaacattaaaatctgaattttagatataaaaagaatataaaaagacagataaaattattttcacactAAAAGTTGAATaggtaaaaaaagtaaataaaagcgtaAGACAAAAGTCTTTATTTCGCCTTAATTACTGATACCTagggtgaaacaaggtcgtttaccctgaggtgacccgcaaacagctggggatgcttttaaagaCAAATGGtaacatttgtttatttgtttacatttaagaTTATATAGAGTTCACTATAACTGCCTTACCATCTGCTTAGAGTTTTTTAATAGGTAACGGAAGCTGATAATTTCGAATGAAGAAataagagatacaaaaaaaaaaagttgtttatcAATTATCTAATAGTATTATCTCGAACAACAGGATGCAAGTGTGACATGATTATCGTAATTTCCTGCCTCGGTGtacgtacaaaaaaaaatcataaacaaataaataaaatatatatatatatgaagtaagaTACGTTCTGTTAAGATATGTTTGTTGTTTTCAGTTTTGATTATCAGAAAACGCAAGCCGACGCACAACTCTTTCCAAGCCTCTTTTCCTCAACAGTCGGATGGCGTCGAACAGATAAGCAACATATGCTTTGTTTTCCAGAAAGTTGTTTAATGCAAAGGACTGCAGAAACTTAAGCCTTGTGCCTTGACTCTAAGGCAAGCTTAATCTTATATGAtacgttaatatcattatttatatatatatatatattttttttttttttttgggtaatatatatatatatatatatatatatatatatatgttttttttttttcaggaaggtCATTGACCCAAACATTAATTAATGCCAAAAAAGACCTAGTGACCACCTTTGGCACAAGAAATTTcggagataatatagatatgcaatatatggtaaaaaaaaaaaaaaaaaaaaggatagcatGCAATGACTTTGGCTGTATCGCACCTGCGTGAGTTCCAAGCCGCCGATATAAGACTGACAGAAAGGGCAACATCTGTGGTTCTTTTGTCCTCTCTATCAATCTAAGGTTAATGACTTAATGCTCATCAGATTCAGACTCAAATATATTTATCTCGTCATCCTGATAATCAGCTGCAACAACAAATTCCCCGTAGAAGACTGCAGGTTTTCAAAAAAGCCAGTTTCATTTTGGTGACGATAAACTATGGAAACTGCCAGAAATCTATAAATGGTATGTACAGAACCAAAGTTTCCGATGTGCAGTGCTTATTTCAGGTTATCTTTCATCACTACACGAAACCATTTTTTTATCACAAGCGTCACTATTACACAACGTTTGTCCTGTGTAGTTGGTCCACAAAACTTTCCAAATAAGCGTCACACTTTGTACTAATAGGTCCTTGTCTAACGTAAGGTGTTCCATTACATTCACCgtgttttattatcactgttgttattctattattagtagtattatcatcatcaccacctcatCATTcccaccatatcatcatcaccatcagccatcactaatatgatcatcattatcactatatcatcACCATATCACCATAACGCGTATCATCTGTCTCCATCATTTCCTCTTCGCCCGTGCTCTTCTCTCCTCCGAACTCCTCGATCAGGCGGACGACAAGGCCCTCGAGTCGCGCCTGAGGAGTCGCGCGAGAAGCCCCGTGTTCCGGCAAGCCTCCCCCACCAGACGCCGCTTCTTCTTGCtcgagaggaagagcaggaacaCCACGAGGCCCTGCAGGGAGTTCAGGAGGTCGGTGACGATCCTGTGGATTTCaggtttcttattgttattattattatcattatcatcatcatcaccattattattgttattatcttcatcattattactttcattatgatgatcatcatcattattattattatcattatcatcataatcattattattattattattatcattattattattaatatgttgttgttgccatcatcattattatcatcatcattattaataactttattactattatcattattattattactattataatcattgtcgttTTATTTTAAGAAAGATTTAGTGATGGAATTGTGTGAATAGATGTTTGCTAttaagcgtgcgtgcgtgtgtgtttctgtatacgtgcgtgcgtgcgtgtgtgtgtgtgtgtgtgtgtgtgtgtgtgtgtgtgtgtgcgtgtgtgtgtgtgtgtgtgtgcgtgtgtgtgtgtgtgcgtgcgtgcgtgcgtgcgtgcgtgcgtgtgtgtatgtgcgtgcgtgcgcgcttgcgcgcgtgtgtgtgtgtgcgtgcgtgcgtgcaaaaaGTGCCGTCCAGCCTACCACATGTCCGCCGGCGGGATCTTCCAGGAGAGCACCTCCGTGACCCAGCACACAGCCATCAGCGTGAACAGACTGAACCGATGCCAGTACCTGCCGTTTACGGAACAGTGATTAATAACTTGGATAGAGTTGTATCTTAGATGAAAAGCAGCTTTGTCTTCATGTTTGAAATGTTACACTATCTTACTGATATTGCAAAAATgactgtataattttattatcccaATGCTCCCCTGTAtaagataaagtataatatattattataaataaaataacactcCTTGAATATATACACTTCTTAAAAAAATAGatgtattgcaaaaaatatacacatattcccTTAAATTAACAtacttcttaataaaaaaaatgtattacaaaGAAAGTGCACATCTTCCTTTGAGTGAACGTTCtaaggaaaacaaataataaagagaaaaatattagtaaactaaaaaaatatttaaaaagttaaaatattggACATATTAAAAAGGAAATCCACATCTTCCTCTAAACAGCTTCACCAATTTCACATTCAGGACTCAAAAGAATGAATGGCAGAAAGCATACTCACGCGTCGAGGTGACCGCGATTGAACGCTCTCGGGCTCTCGGTCTTGCTGCAGCAATCGAACGCGGCCCCTGCTCGGAACAGCATGTAGATGGTGTGGCCGAGCAGCAGCAGATTCACGAGGAACAGCGCACCGACCAGGCCATAGAAGTGGACGAGGTACTCGAGGTCGCCTGCAAAGGTGCCACAGGCCAGGTGTCGTTATTGGACGCGGTGGCGTAACAAGGTTTGGGTGTTGTTTACACGCGTTCAAAAGGTGTCTCTGTGACGACTCTCTTGAATGGGAATTGCGTCGCTAATCCATCAGCTACTGACATCAGTTGCCAGGAATATTGAAGGAAATAACCTCTAAAGCTtgaaaattagggtaataataataataatgatgatgatgatgatgatgatgatgatgatgatgatgatgatgatgatgatgatgatgatgatgatgatgatgatgatgatgatgatgatgatgatgataataataataataataacgataataggttacaaaaaatgaacacaagtaacgaaacaaagaaaacggaaagccATACGCGTTGAAGCCCTTGATCTCCAGCCACGCAACACACTGAACCGAACTCACCGTGTAAAAAGCAGGTGTTAACCCCGAAATCCGGACGGACCACGCCAGCCACAACGAATCTTTCcggcaggaagaagaggagggcgcTGACGGAGGTGACGACGAAGGGGCCGCCCCACGCGTACGCAGAATAGGCCTTGAATTTCTTCGAGTCGTTGGATAAAATGCCCGTAAGTGGGACGAGGTTCACAGTCGCTCTGTTTGAGAAGGGACGAGGAGGATTAGAACGAGACAGTGATCGTGGGCCGAAAGGAACATCGTTATAGGTCTCCCGTCGTGTCTGTATTTCCCTTTACTTGTGATTTCTCGTGCACTGTACCTGATCACACGCCAGATGTCGAAGCACATGACGTTGAGCCAAAAGAAGGTGGCCAGGAAAGACATCTGGATGACCATACCTGCAATAcacaaaataatgatggtaataagaataatgataacgataataatattaatgaataacagtaatgatgaagatgatgatgatgatgatgatgatgatgatgatgatgatgatgatgatgatgatgatgatgatgatgatgatgatgataatgataatgataatgatgatgatgatgatgatgatgaagatgatgatgatgatgatgatgatgatgatgatgatgataatgataatgataatgatgatgatgatgatgatgataatgatgatgatgatgatgatgatgatgaagatgatgatgatgatgatgatgatgatgatgatgatgatgatgatgatgatgatgataatgataataatattaatgattattataatggtaaatatgatggtaataataatagtagtaatgataataatgttggtgatgatgattattattatccttatgattgttagtactatcattaacattatcattattattattattatcaatatcattattactattattatcatcattttataatcattattattattattattattattattattattattattattattattattattactatgattattgatcATGACCAGTATTTTGTGCAAATTATAAGGAAACACGACAGAGTTTTACCATTTATCACACACGCCAAGCCTGGGTCCTTGTAGGTGTGCACATAGCTAATGAAGAGCGCGGCATCTGCTACAAAAAGTGACACCATATGACACAGCAAACAGAGTCCCTGCGTGTCGCGTAACTTTGGAACCACGATGTGACACAGGATCGTCACCGCCAGGAACACGCACGACACCGCCACGCTGGCTGTTTGTAGGTATATTTTGGTCATGTCTCTCACCTCGTTGCACACCAGCGCCATTGGGACCGACCCTGGAATGACGGCACGAGGAAAGAAGTCGTGTCAGCCTGGATGATTATTTTGAGGTGTTCCTTGCAACTGCATGACAGCTTTTGGATCAAGTTCTCATGGAACAAGTTTTCGGCAAAGGATAGACACAAAACCTGTAATGTAAGgttaaatagggggggggggctatctaACAATATAAACATTGTAACCTAACTTTTGCTTGTTATACAGAGAGCTCAGTCGACGACAAGGTAAGTGTACTGACATTCAGTCAACTCGTCAATGCAGTAGCTGTCAATGGAATAGTACTGGTCATTCGCTGGGTGGTAGAGTCGGCTGTTTGGCAGAATTAGGTACCGGTCGCTAGGCTCCTTCTGCGGGTTGAGCATGATTATGGATTCACAGTGCGGCACCTTGGCGATGACCTGGAGGTTCTTGGGAGTCTCGACTGGGTCTCCTCGAAGCGAACGAAACTCGGGGGAAAACCCTCTGCCCTGGCGCTTGACACATCTGCGGGAGAGTGACATCACCTCCTCTACGCCGCAGCATTTCTGGATACAAGTCCT is a genomic window containing:
- the LOC119576362 gene encoding G-protein coupled receptor Mth2-like — encoded protein: MVAFPEIMRNAFVWIASVALWTGVTCRIVAPEQGLTASSGLPRGRRCCGGDHALCSDAPSGTAAAFSPPLHYGNLSQASQEIAWSYQPLRCPKGFRETPYDLDGKHNWLIVSEDGVALRWLELVSKETEEYCVTRNPRGGYRAATCRPDTNQICNDRTCIQKCCGVEEVMSLSRRCVKRQGRGFSPEFRSLRGDPVETPKNLQVIAKVPHCESIIMLNPQKEPSDRYLILPNSRLYHPANDQYYSIDSYCIDELTEWSVPMALVCNEVRDMTKIYLQTASVAVSCVFLAVTILCHIVVPKLRDTQGLCLLCHMVSLFVADAALFISYVHTYKDPGLACVINGMVIQMSFLATFFWLNVMCFDIWRVIRATVNLVPLTGILSNDSKKFKAYSAYAWGGPFVVTSVSALLFFLPERFVVAGVVRPDFGVNTCFLHGDLEYLVHFYGLVGALFLVNLLLLGHTIYMLFRAGAAFDCCSKTESPRAFNRGHLDAYWHRFSLFTLMAVCWVTEVLSWKIPPADMWIVTDLLNSLQGLVVFLLFLSSKKKRRLVGEACRNTGLLARLLRRDSRALSSA